In the genome of Nitrospiraceae bacterium, the window AAAAATTTCACTAGACAATTCACGCCCAACTTGGTCGCCTCGGCGGCACAGTTGGCAGCCGGCTCGATCCCCAGGTTTGGAATTCCCCGAGCCACAAAGTTTTTCAGCAAATAGCCATCGTTCGAAGCCAACTCCACCACCAGACTCGAGCTGTCCAGATTCAACCGTTTAGTAATCATCTCGACATACCGCGCCGCGTGCTCAAGCCACGATGTTGAAAACGAAGAAAAGTAGCCATAGTCGCCACCGAATATATCTTCACCATGCACGTATTCTTCAACCTGTACGAGAAAACACTTTTCGCACACAAACGCGTGTAGCGGATAGAAAATCTCAGGTTTGTGAAGATCTGGCTCGGAGAGCCAGTTCTCGCAGAGCGGAGACAAACCCAAATCGACAAGTGTATAGCGCAGCGCGTGGCCGCAGAAAATGCAGTCCCCCTTAGCCTTTCCAATTTTGGGCAGCCGTCCCGAGGCCGGCCCACCAGAGTTCTCTATGCAAGATGTCATTAATTCAGCCATGGATGGATTCCTTACTTAACTTCCTCAAATAAAAGCTTTTTTGTTGTTGACTTTTTTGCGGACAATCATTGCACCTGTCAAACTGGGATAATCTCTTGGTTCGCATCAGACTTGAGACTTGTTGCATGGGAGGATCAAATTGCAGGCTACCAGTTTCTCAGCAGCCTCGCGCATCTCAGCCAGCGGGAGACCGCTTCGTTGGGCAATATCAAGCAACGAATGGTTTTGATCGGAAAAACTCAATATCCATTGCGCCGCCTCCTGCATTACCGCCCTTTTAGGATTCTCGCTACCGTACGTATCGTACAAACCGGCTGACCCCAATCGCGGCTCGCACCAAGGGTGTTGGTTTTGGTATAGGATGTTTGCCTCTAAAGCCGCAAAGATCTCCATGCAGCATTCAAGCGAGTTCTCCAGATATTCTGGTCGGACAAGTTCTAGATTGTCACTCGAGCTATGATACTCGGCGAATTCACCCTCCGCTGTTCGCGTCAACCGACCGACCGGTAGGTTGAAGCCGGGCGAGCAGTACTGTCGCTCATCGAAGCCAGTCGGTGAAAATTCCCTAATCTCGTGCTGGGCACCTCGGTCGCGTAACACCAGTTCGACGGCCTGATCGATTGCAGCCTTACCCTGCCGGCTCCGCTTATACGTCATAGGACCCGCATCACCAAGGCAGGCCAACACCAACCCATGGTGGATGCGAGGGATTGTCTCCCGATTCATCGCTAGCCAAGTGATCGGACCGATCGTCCCTGGGAGAAATAGGAATCGATATGAAAGCCGCTGCCGAGTCTGATGCAGCTGAGCTGCAAAAAACGCGGCCACTACGATTCCCGACAGATTGTCGTTGGCCAGCGATGGGTGGCAAGTGTGCGTCGAGAAAAGCACCTGCTCGTCCGTTTCGCCCGGTAGAAACAGTTCACCATAGCTAAGAGATCCGGGCCGCAAATCGGCGTCAATGCATACTTCATACTCAGCATCTGGGCCTGCTTGACGGAATTGATCAAGCTGAGAGTCGCTCAAGCAAAATCCCCAGCCCTCTTGAAAATACTTCGTGCGGTATGGAATCCAGTCAGGATGCTCCGGCAGCGAGTGCAAAAAAGGTTGCAGCTTAGCGAAAGTCATTGTTTCTCGGATTCCCTGACTGTATGCCACCACGTGCAAATTGTTGCGTTGATAATCGACCAAACGTTTGCCTTGTGCGTTACTAATCCAGGCGTCTCGAATTGTCCACTCGTTGGGTACAGTCCACCCGAAAACGGGAGTTCCCGAATCGACTTCATGTACTTTCAGCGGAACAATGCTTTGTAACAGCTGGAGTGTCTGCCGCACACCAGTCCCTGTTTGGCTACGATGCAGAGGAAACAATTCCCGCATCAGCGCGTGCATCTGTTCACCGCGTCCGCCCTCGAGAAGTTTGTCTGACGGTCGAGGGTTCATCGTTGCAATGGCATTTCAGGTTTGTAAAGAGAAACTTCGGTCAGGTGAGCCGGCAGATTAGCCAATAACACACACAAAGGCCTTTCAATTATAATGGCACTAAAGCAATTGTCCACCAAGGCCTCCGATCCACATTTCCGACAAAGTGTTATAAGCAAGGCAACCATTTGCTGGTGACACAGGGGAATCACGTTGATCCTAACTTCCATCGCATAGTGTCATCTAACTGACCAGTTTCGAGTAGATGTTTGAGCTGAGAAATTCGTTTGTATTTGGGGCCTTCGTAATCGTCAGCATTGAGGCCTATACTTCGAAAAGACTGATAGATATTTTCCGCACCGCTTCGTGCATTCCATTGCAACGGATGATCCGGGAATGTAGATTTGTACTTTGAAAAATCTACACGATAATTCCGCTTGTCACCTCCAGCATCCGCTGCAAACCCTAATTGACAGTCAGGAATCGTTTTTAGCACTATTTCTGCGAGCTGCTTAATCTGATAGTTTTCGGCATTTAAGCCGACATTAAAAGCCTCGTTATGAACCAATTCGCGCGGTGCCGATAAGGCAGCCAGAACTGCACGCGAGATATCTTCGATGTGCACAATAGGGCGCCAGGGTGTTCCATCGCTTTTGAGATGTACTTTCCCTGTGGTAAACGCCCAGGCCAAAAGATTATTCAGCACGACATCAAAACGAATTCGTGGTGAAACTCCATAAGCCGTTCCATTACGCATGAACGTCGGACTGAAATCGGAATCCGCGAGTTGCTTGACATCCTGTTCGACTCGGACTTTTGAGATTGCATAAGGCGTTACTGGATTGAATTCTGCAGATTCATTAAGAATGTTATCTCCCGCAGCTCCGTAGCTACTGCAAGAAGAAGCGAAAACATATCGGGAAATACCGACCTCTCTAGCCATCTCAGCCAGACGAACACTCGCGAGATGGTTTATGTCGTAAGTCATTTGAGGATCGATATCGCCAAGCAAGTCATTGGATAATGCGGCGAGATGAACAACGGCGTCCAAATCCTGAAGATCCTCCTTCTCAACATCACGTATGTCCTTGATAATCTCTGGAACGGGGGCTGGAGCACTACCGTACGTGCTGTTTCGATAGAGATCACTATCGAGGCCAACCACCTCATGACCAGCGGACCTTAACATCGGCACCATCACCGTCCCGATAAATCCTTTATGGCCAGTGACCATTACTCTCATGCGTGTTCCTCCTGATGGAGCATTGCCTACTACGCTGACACCACAAATATTGATTGATGCTGCGTTACCATTGGCAAAGCAGTTTTCGAGAATAAAACGCCTCAGCGTACCTTTCCTGTCCGCCAGATTCTAAACCCCGCAAACACAGTAATGCCTGAAAGGTTTCCACAGTAAACCAAGGCTTGGAATGTTGTGTTTTAAAGTTCGTAAGGAGATGGCATATTTTTTTCTTGGCGGTTAAATCGTCGATTGGAGAGAAAAAATTTGGTGTGCCGACATCCCCATCGTACTTGGGGATTTCATACTCCAATATCAAGTGGTCCCTGAAGGTATTCCAAGTGAACTCGGATACGATACGGTGATCCTGATGCAAGTCATGGCGATAATGCGTGAAAATGAGGTCCGGCTGGAAGGATGCTTTAATTTCTTGAAAAAAGTTCTTGATATCCTTGCCTGCGAACGGAAAACAAGTATCTTCGAATGCCTTCACCACGATGGTCTTGTTTTCTACTTTTTCCAGCAACAATTCCGCACT includes:
- a CDS encoding PIG-L family deacetylase, which codes for MLQMTCAKEPGARLKVLCLGAHSDDIEIGCGGTILQLIREYRNIEFFWVIFGANDNERRQEAVQSAELLLEKVENKTIVVKAFEDTCFPFAGKDIKNFFQEIKASFQPDLIFTHYRHDLHQDHRIVSEFTWNTFRDHLILEYEIPKYDGDVGTPNFFSPIDDLTAKKKICHLLTNFKTQHSKPWFTVETFQALLCLRGLESGGQERYAEAFYSRKLLCQW
- a CDS encoding SDR family oxidoreductase — protein: MRVMVTGHKGFIGTVMVPMLRSAGHEVVGLDSDLYRNSTYGSAPAPVPEIIKDIRDVEKEDLQDLDAVVHLAALSNDLLGDIDPQMTYDINHLASVRLAEMAREVGISRYVFASSCSSYGAAGDNILNESAEFNPVTPYAISKVRVEQDVKQLADSDFSPTFMRNGTAYGVSPRIRFDVVLNNLLAWAFTTGKVHLKSDGTPWRPIVHIEDISRAVLAALSAPRELVHNEAFNVGLNAENYQIKQLAEIVLKTIPDCQLGFAADAGGDKRNYRVDFSKYKSTFPDHPLQWNARSGAENIYQSFRSIGLNADDYEGPKYKRISQLKHLLETGQLDDTMRWKLGST
- a CDS encoding DUF4910 domain-containing protein, whose amino-acid sequence is MNPRPSDKLLEGGRGEQMHALMRELFPLHRSQTGTGVRQTLQLLQSIVPLKVHEVDSGTPVFGWTVPNEWTIRDAWISNAQGKRLVDYQRNNLHVVAYSQGIRETMTFAKLQPFLHSLPEHPDWIPYRTKYFQEGWGFCLSDSQLDQFRQAGPDAEYEVCIDADLRPGSLSYGELFLPGETDEQVLFSTHTCHPSLANDNLSGIVVAAFFAAQLHQTRQRLSYRFLFLPGTIGPITWLAMNRETIPRIHHGLVLACLGDAGPMTYKRSRQGKAAIDQAVELVLRDRGAQHEIREFSPTGFDERQYCSPGFNLPVGRLTRTAEGEFAEYHSSSDNLELVRPEYLENSLECCMEIFAALEANILYQNQHPWCEPRLGSAGLYDTYGSENPKRAVMQEAAQWILSFSDQNHSLLDIAQRSGLPLAEMREAAEKLVACNLILPCNKSQV